In the Oncorhynchus keta strain PuntledgeMale-10-30-2019 chromosome 32, Oket_V2, whole genome shotgun sequence genome, GAGATGGCCGGGTggaaggatgagaggaggggaaaggggattgaGAGACGGCCGGGTGGAAGGATGAGAGGAGGGTAAAGGAAAGGGGATTGAGAGATGGCTGGGTGGAAGGATGTAAGATAATAGAGTGGTGATGGATGACAGGAATTCCATGCTGATTAAAACAGTTTTAGTACATTTCATGTTCTTACCCATTTATGTCTTAAAGGAGATTGTAGACTGGTATTATCACTGCCTATATTGACttgaccatagaaatagaatctcattctagttctgtggacTTGACACATAAACAGAGTGTATGAGTACCTGCATCCATCCAAAAACAAGACTGTTTGGTTTGAATAATTTGTATTATTCATGAGCATTAGGTTTGACAAGGGGTTTTGAACCATAAAATATGAATCCTCCAACTAAGGCAGTTCTGATCCAGAAGATGTGACATTCGACCGTCCTCACCAGTGGTTTGTAAATGACAATTGTTTCACCTCTTGACCCCTTTGGGCTCCGGAGTGGCACAGcggtcgaaggcactgcatctcagtgctagaggcgtcactacagtccctggtttgaatccaggctggaTCATATCCGGAcatgactgggagtcccatagggcggcgcacaattggcccagcgtcgtctgggtttggccggggtaggccgtcattgtaaataagaatgtgttcttaactgacttgtctagttaaaaaaAAAGGGTCAGTTTCGGGTTTGTCTTTGGTTCCATCCTGGGGTTGGGTTACAAAGAATCGGGACATCAGGGGTCGAGATCCAAGAGGGGGCCAACTTCAGGGCAGGCCCATAGTCACCTTTTGAAACTCGTACTCTGATAACTGCTGCCTTTTTTAGTGTGTATGTTTTTCTGAGTATTTGCAAGTAGCCATCATCCAGATACAATAATGTTGCTGAGCAGCTCAGAGATATCATGCACATCTGGCATGCGCTGAGTGAGATGTAGGCTGTGTATATGTCTAGACATGTTTGAGTACGTTTGAGAGTCTAGTTCTGTTTGAGCATATCTTGGTATATTTTTCCCTGGATAGTACCTCTGCTTTGTCTAAGATCAAATCATGGGGAGGTATTCAGAGGAAATGATCATCACAAAATTCAAATTCATTCCAATAGTACTTTAATTTGACAATAATTCATAAATGATGAATCCAGACCATTTAGAGAATGTTTATTGTATTGTTAAAGACGTGCTCCGGGAAACTTTGGCGACTAAGTCTTTTTTAAACCTActgctttgggctggatgtgtcaatgtgtagttcatacaggcataatctatgagcagaattactgtttCACCTCAATTAACcacgaaatccctagtttgaaggcaactgtttttctggaagctgtgctcCGCCATTTTCCTACAGTTTCCCCCACATGGGCCAGCCCCCTAACAATTCTAGTTCTATctaatgagcttcagccccttaCCATTTGAGTGGTAGGTAACAAGATGCACACAGCAGAACGAGAGCAATGACATGGTGCACATGTGACGTAGTACACCATTTCTGGGGACCACTTTTAGCTCGTGagcgctactttcagaactactggctaaaacgAATTCAAAATTGCCAGAGAATATCAAGTTATTTGAAGTTTGTAATGGCTGTTTAGAGAATCTCAGTTGCTGACCATGGCATCAATTATCATATCTCAGTATAGAGCACTACATACCAAATAAGTATCATTAATAAACTGTTAACAGTAATATATTCTCTAAAGGAGACCCTTTAACATCATGTCATGTGTAGCTATAGTCCAGAGTGTTAATAGGCTTGAGCGCAATATAACACGTTAAACAGTGCAGAAGGTACTCTTATCTTGTCAACATCCAATAAATATGTCCTTTCAGAGATTCTTGTTCAGCCATCTCATTATGTGTCCAGCAGTCATTGTCCTGCTAGTGTGAGTCCATTGGTCCATGACACATTAGGCCTTTGATTGAGCTTGTGTCTGCTACTCCTGTGTCTCCGTCAGCTCCTGTGGTTCTGGGTCAGGTAGCTCCTGTGGTTCTTGGTCAGCTATCTCCTGTGGTTGAGCTACAATGCCtgtctttatttttattatttctaCAAGATGTAAACTGTCCATCTTTATATGTTCTCCaatgcccccctcctcccctacGGCTGCCGATACcttttccttctcctcattctccTCAGTCTTCAGAGGCATCCATGACTCTTTGTGCAGCCTCTCGTTATTCTCCACCCCCTGGACACCAGGGGGCACTGTGGTGGCCATAGCAGGCGGCAGGTGCTTGAACTCTTCATCGTTCACATCATAGTCCTTCATCTTATGGTCCAGGATCCACCAGCGACCTGCGAAACCAACGTCCAGTACCCGCGTGTGGAGCTCCCTCCAGGGGATAGAGAGGTTGGAGCACTGGGCCTCGTAAAGACTGGTGTCCGGGTTATAATCGGCGAAATAGGTGAGTGAGACCACTCCCAGGCTGAGGTGACGTAACCTTCCCTCGTTACGAAGCTTCGCCAGCTTCTGCACGTGCCCATCCGATGTTCCACTGCGTATCCACGGCGTCAGGAGCCCGAGCTGATTGGCTGTATCCAGGACGGTGGTCTCGAAGGAGGCGTCGTCGGGGTTTGTGTAGATGCAGGTGCCGGCTCCACCCAGAAGGCTCAGGTAGATGGAAGCTTTGATTGGCCTCTCCCACGCGCCCACCACAATCTCACGACACGCCTCCTTGTAGTCTCTGGACATGCCGCTAAACCACACACCTGATTGAGAGGGGAGAGAATTGTGAGAAAAATAC is a window encoding:
- the LOC118365673 gene encoding mitochondrial import inner membrane translocase subunit Tim29-like; this encodes MAASWVLRRWCSTSVAEAGAAPVNGTRWERLKNSKLGVWFSGMSRDYKEACREIVVGAWERPIKASIYLSLLGGAGTCIYTNPDDASFETTVLDTANQLGLLTPWIRSGTSDGHVQKLAKLRNEGRLRHLSLGVVSLTYFADYNPDTSLYEAQCSNLSIPWRELHTRVLDVGFAGRWWILDHKMKDYDVNDEEFKHLPPAMATTVPPGVQGVENNERLHKESWMPLKTEENEEKEKVSAAVGEEGGIGEHIKMDSLHLVEIIKIKTGIVAQPQEIADQEPQELPDPEPQELTETQE